A single region of the Brachypodium distachyon strain Bd21 chromosome 3, Brachypodium_distachyon_v3.0, whole genome shotgun sequence genome encodes:
- the LOC100842974 gene encoding probable cytokinin riboside 5'-monophosphate phosphoribohydrolase LOGL10 → MRQSRFKRICVFCGSSQGKKRSYHDAAIELGNELVARGVDLVYGGGSIGLMGMVSQAVYDGGRHVIGVIPKTLMTPEISGQTVGEVRAVADMHQRKAEMARQSDAFIALPGGYGTLEELLEVITWAQLGIHHKPVGLLNVDGYYNSLLTFIDKAVEEGFINTSARRIIVLAPTAEELMEKLEEYVPYHDRVASKLNWEIAEIGHLGTY, encoded by the exons ATGAGGCAGTCCCGGTTCAAGAGGATCTGCGTCTTCTGCGGCAGCAGCCAGGGCAAGAAGAGGAGCTACCATGACGCCGCCATTGAGCTCGGCAACGAGCTG GTGGCGAGGGGCGTGGACCTGGTGTACGGCGGGGGAAGCATCGGGCTCATGGGAATGGTCTCCCAGGCGGTGTATGACGGCGGCAGGCACGTCATCGG TGTCATTCCCAAGACCCTCATGACACCAGAG ATAAGTGGCCAGACAGTGGGCGAGGTGAGGGCAGTGGCAGACATGCACCAAAGGAAGGCAGAGATGGCAAGGCAGTCTGATGCCTTCATAGCCCTACCCG GAGGGTATGGGACACTGGAAGAGCTGCTCGAAGTGATTACATGGGCGCAGCTGGGCATCCATCACAAGCCG gttGGGCTGCTGAACGTGGACGGCTACTACAACTCGCTCCTGACATTCATCGAcaaggcggtggaggagggttTCATCAACACGAGCGCACGCCGCATTATCGTGCTCGCCCCGACGGCAGAGGAGCTCATGGAGAAGCTCGAG GAGTACGTGCCTTACCACGACAGGGTCGCGTCCAAGCTGAACTGGGAGATCGCGGAGATAGGGCACCTTGGGACGTACTGA
- the LOC100843280 gene encoding mitochondrial import inner membrane translocase subunit PAM16 like 2: MAGRLIANLIVMGSGIIGRAMLQAYRKALENANKTGVAHEAMNNIRRASKTMTEQEARQILGVTEQSTWEEIAQRYDKLFERNATSGSFYLQSKVHRAKECLENVYQKNKPDGTPT, encoded by the exons ATG GCTGGCAGACTAATTGCAAACCTTATTGTCATGGGCTCTGGGATTATAGGAAGAGCTATGCTTCAGGCATACCGGAAAGCACTTGAAA atgcaaataaaactggtgtggcccatgaagcaATGAATAATATCCGCAGGGCCAGCAAAACCATGACTGAGCAAGAAGCGCGGCAGATATTGGGTGTGACTGAGCAATCGACATGGGAAGAGATTGCACAG CGGTATGACAAGTTATTCGAGAGAAACGCGACATCTGGGAGCTTTTACCTCCAATCGAAGGTTCACCGAGCTAAGGAGTGCCTGGAAAATGTGTACCAAAAGAACAAGCCAGATGGAACCCCAACTTGA